In Melospiza melodia melodia isolate bMelMel2 chromosome 20, bMelMel2.pri, whole genome shotgun sequence, a single genomic region encodes these proteins:
- the LOC134427196 gene encoding immunoglobulin lambda-1 light chain-like, producing MAWAPLLFVVLAHSTGSLVQAALTQPSEKTAKVGDTVTITCSGSSYSYGWYQQKVPGTAPVTVIYYNDKRPSGIPSRFSGSKSGSTATLTITGVQAEDEAVYFCGSYDSSSTAGVFGAGTMLTVEGQPKVAPTVHLFAPSTEEMESGKATLVCLMENFYPGKVTVEWVADGNTITTGVETSQAQRQSNNQYMASSYLSLQASTWQSYNSVSCKVRHDAGNVEKTVNRSECY from the exons ATGGCCTGGGCCCCTCTTCTCTTCGTGGTGCTCGCCCACAGCACAG GTTCCCTGGTCCAGGCAGCGCTGACTCAGCCATCCGAGAAGACGGCCAAGGTGGGCGACACCGTCACGATCACCTGCTCTGGTAGCAGCTACAGCTATGGCTGGTACCAGCAGAaggtccctggcactgcccctgtcACTGTGATCTACTACAATGACAAGAGACCCTCGGGCATCCCTTCGCGATTCTCCGGATCCAAGTCCGGCTCCACGGCCACGTTAACCATCACTGGGGTCCAAGCCGAGGACGAGGCTGTCTATTTCTGTGGTAGCTATGACAGCAGCAGTACTGC TGGTGTATTCGGGGCCGGGACCATGTTGACCGTCGAAG GCCAGCCTAAGGTTGCTCCCACCGTGCACCTCTTCGCGCCATCCACCGAGGAGATGGAGTCAGGCAAAGCCACCCTGGTGTGCCTGATGGAGAACTTCTACCCAGGCAAGGTGACAGTGGAATGGGTGGCTGATGGCAATACCATCACCACTGGCGTGGAGACCAGCCAGGCCCAGCGGCAGAGCAACAACCAGTACATGGCCAGCAGttacctgtccctgcaggccagcACGTGGCAGAGTTACAATTCTGTCTCGTGCAAGGTCAGGCACGACGCTGGAAATGTGGAGAAGACCGTGAACAGATCCGAGTGCTACTAA
- the LOC134427546 gene encoding immunoglobulin kappa light chain-like: MSAHVGGTVRITCSGASNNWYGWFQQKVPGTAPVTVIYDNTNRPSGIPSRFSGSQSGSTGTLTITGVQAEDEAVYFCGSYDGSVAQAFGYAIVAFGLPGLVFNSVLVPHLIWWPYLFSLTSPSPGSLVQAAAVTQPSSVSAKVGDTIRITCSGHKSHHSWYQQKVPGTGPVTVIYWKDHRPSGIPSRFSSSGGTSTGTLTITGVQAEDEAVYFCGSKDSSTQNTSICCRGSNNAYGWYQQKVPGTGPVTVIYNSNSRPSGIPSRFSGSTSGSTNTLTITGVQAEDEAVYFCGGEDSSSSA; this comes from the exons ATGTCAGCCCATGTGGGAGGGACTGTCAGGATCACCTGCTCTGGAGCTAGCAACAACTGGTATGGCTGGTTCCAGCAGAaggtccctggcactgcccctgtcACTGTGATCTACGATAATACCAACAGACCCTCGGGCATCCCTTCGCGATTCTCCGGATCCCAGTCCGGCTCCACGGGCACGTTAACCATCACTGGGGTCCAAGCCGAGGACGAGGCTGTCTATTTCTGTGGTAGCTATGATGGCAGTGTTGCCCAGGCTTTTGGTTATG CTATTGTGGCCTTTGGTTTACCAGGTCTTGTCTTCAATTCTGTCCTCGTGCCGCATCTCATCTGGTGGCCATA CCTCTTCTCTCTTACCTCTCCCTCTCCAGGTTCCCTGGtccaagcagcagcagtgacTCAGCCATCCTCAGTATCAGCCAAGGTGGGAGACACCATCAGGATCACCTGCTCTGGGCATAAGAGCCACCATAGCTGGTACCAGCAGAAGGTCCCTGGCACTGGCCCTGTCACTGTGATCTACTGGAAGGACCATAGACCTTCAGGCATTCCTTCACGATTCTCCAGCTCTGGGGGCAC CTCCACGGGCACGTTAACCATCACTGGGGTCCAAGCCGAGGACGAGGCTGTCTATTTCTGTGGTAGCAAGGACAGCAGCA CACAGAACACCTCGATctgctgcaggggcagcaacAATGCTTATGGCTGGTACCAGCAGAAGGTCCCTGGCACTGGCCCTGTCACTGTGATCTACAACAGTAACAGCAGACCCTCGGGCATCCCTTCGCGATTCTCCGGATCCACATCCGGCTCCACGAACACGTTAACCATCACTGGGGTCCAAGCCGAGGACGAGGCTGTCTATTTCTGTGGTGGtgaggacagcagcagcagtgcttag